The following coding sequences lie in one Deltaproteobacteria bacterium genomic window:
- a CDS encoding 2Fe-2S iron-sulfur cluster-binding protein, which translates to MVNFIIDGKKVEAEEGATVLQVARANNITIPTLCSHESVAPSGACRLCVVEVKKGKRTRIVTSCLYPVDEGIVVDTKTERVLNVRRLVMQLLMARCPESDVLKDMAKEMGVEPQPAFHPETDKGKCVLCRLCVKACEDVVGVNAIGLAGRGKKKAVGPPYMEDSKTCIGCGACAYVCPTEHILMESTDSKRKIWGRTFKMQACDKCGRYFAPIDQLKFISDKTGTPMTELAVCMSCK; encoded by the coding sequence ATGGTAAACTTTATCATAGATGGGAAGAAGGTTGAGGCTGAAGAAGGTGCAACCGTACTTCAGGTTGCTCGTGCAAATAACATTACGATTCCAACGCTGTGCAGTCATGAGTCGGTTGCTCCGTCAGGAGCATGCCGCCTGTGCGTGGTTGAAGTGAAGAAAGGCAAAAGAACGAGGATCGTGACTTCATGCCTGTATCCTGTTGATGAAGGTATCGTTGTTGATACAAAAACGGAAAGGGTACTGAATGTCCGACGGCTCGTTATGCAGCTTCTCATGGCAAGATGTCCTGAGTCGGATGTGCTTAAGGATATGGCTAAAGAGATGGGCGTAGAACCGCAACCGGCGTTTCATCCGGAAACGGACAAGGGGAAGTGCGTACTATGCCGTCTTTGCGTGAAGGCCTGTGAAGACGTTGTGGGTGTAAATGCCATTGGTTTGGCTGGCAGAGGCAAGAAAAAAGCCGTTGGCCCCCCATACATGGAGGATTCAAAGACATGTATCGGCTGTGGGGCGTGCGCGTATGTATGCCCGACGGAGCACATCCTTATGGAGTCAACGGACAGCAAGCGAAAAATCTGGGGACGTACCTTTAAGATGCAGGCGTGCGATAAGTGCGGCAGGTATTTTGCTCCAATTGACCAGTTGAAGTTCATCAGCGACAAGACTGGTACTCCGATGACAGAACTTGCGGTTTGCATGAGCTGTAAATAA